From one Staphylococcus kloosii genomic stretch:
- a CDS encoding phage antirepressor KilAC domain-containing protein yields the protein MNELQTIQIENNSELGAVVSSRVIAQELGKAHKNVIRDLEKIMLSSNVSSVIIPSEYKDNTGRRLKEYLLTKDGFTLYMFNIQGHNDFKMAYINKFNEMENALQNKLPGSYKEAVAQLLENLERNEELQLENSIQKQQIGELKPKATYYDLVLQNKSLLSVSKIAKDYGMSARALNTLLHDLGVQYKQGDIWLLYAKYQDKGYTQTSTYALDEEHSKVSTKWTQQGRLFIYDLLKDEGILPVIEKQIEI from the coding sequence ATGAATGAATTACAAACAATTCAAATTGAAAACAACTCGGAACTAGGTGCAGTAGTCTCTAGTAGAGTAATTGCTCAAGAATTAGGCAAAGCACATAAAAACGTGATTAGAGATTTAGAAAAAATTATGCTCAGCTCAAATGTGAGCTCAGTAATTATTCCTAGCGAATATAAAGACAATACAGGTAGAAGATTAAAGGAATACCTTTTAACCAAAGACGGTTTCACTTTGTATATGTTCAACATTCAAGGTCATAACGATTTCAAAATGGCTTACATTAATAAATTTAATGAAATGGAAAACGCACTACAGAATAAATTACCCGGTTCGTATAAAGAGGCTGTTGCTCAATTATTAGAGAACTTAGAACGTAACGAAGAACTACAACTTGAGAACAGTATTCAAAAACAGCAAATAGGCGAGTTAAAGCCTAAAGCTACTTATTACGACTTGGTACTACAGAATAAATCACTTTTATCAGTCAGCAAGATAGCAAAGGATTACGGCATGAGTGCTAGAGCGTTGAACACATTGCTACATGATTTAGGGGTTCAGTATAAGCAAGGTGATATCTGGTTACTCTACGCTAAATACCAAGATAAAGGTTACACGCAGACAAGCACATATGCGCTAGATGAAGAACATTCAAAGGTAAGCACGAAATGGACACAACAAGGAAGATTATTTATTTATGACTTGTTAAAGGATGAAGGCATCTTGCCAGTTATTGAAAAGCAAATCGAAATCTAA
- a CDS encoding helix-turn-helix transcriptional regulator: MPREFPVKVWRINSKMTQQDVADKLGVTKHTVIRWEKDDTELKGIQLYALAKLFDTEVDYIKAKKI, from the coding sequence ATGCCAAGAGAATTTCCAGTCAAAGTTTGGAGGATTAATTCAAAAATGACACAGCAAGACGTTGCAGATAAGTTAGGTGTCACTAAACACACTGTTATCAGATGGGAGAAAGACGATACAGAATTAAAGGGCATTCAATTATATGCTTTGGCTAAGTTGTTTGATACGGAAGTAGATTACATCAAGGCCAAAAAAATTTAA
- a CDS encoding helix-turn-helix domain-containing protein, with protein MEYKSARKILSENLEQLMKQNNITQTELSEAIGVSQSTISNWIKEVKYPRIGKIEELAEYFNVPKSRITERQAVVNEKQDTIAAHFDKENLTDAEKQEVEDFINYLKSKRK; from the coding sequence ATGGAGTATAAAAGCGCTAGAAAAATTTTGTCGGAGAACTTAGAACAACTTATGAAACAAAACAACATTACACAAACAGAACTTTCTGAAGCTATTGGCGTAAGTCAATCAACTATTTCTAATTGGATAAAAGAAGTAAAATATCCACGTATTGGAAAAATCGAAGAACTTGCTGAATATTTCAATGTTCCCAAATCTCGGATTACTGAAAGACAAGCTGTAGTCAATGAAAAACAAGACACAATCGCAGCACACTTTGATAAAGAAAATTTAACAGATGCTGAAAAACAAGAAGTTGAGGATTTTATTAACTATCTAAAAAGTAAACGTAAATAA
- a CDS encoding ImmA/IrrE family metallo-endopeptidase — protein MGKYEELVNKYKDLNIIETDMLPSFQSGMYFNNKIYINSNRSEAVKLETLAEELAHHKLTYGNITDQSQFNNRKFEGYARRYAMEQLVSLEGIIDAFKNGCHNLYEIANFFEVSAGYVQNCLSHYKRKYGTYARCGDYVIQFEPLRVFEYKKID, from the coding sequence ATGGGAAAATATGAGGAATTAGTAAATAAATATAAAGACTTAAATATTATTGAAACTGATATGCTTCCATCATTTCAATCAGGTATGTATTTTAATAACAAAATTTATATTAACAGTAATAGATCCGAAGCAGTTAAGTTAGAAACGTTAGCAGAAGAATTAGCACATCATAAACTCACATACGGGAATATAACTGACCAATCTCAATTTAACAACAGAAAATTTGAAGGATATGCAAGACGTTATGCAATGGAGCAACTCGTTTCATTAGAAGGTATCATAGACGCTTTTAAAAATGGTTGCCATAATTTATATGAGATAGCTAATTTTTTTGAAGTTTCAGCAGGTTATGTACAAAATTGCTTGTCTCATTATAAACGTAAATATGGCACTTATGCTCGATGTGGGGATTATGTAATTCAGTTTGAGCCATTAAGAGTTTTTGAATATAAAAAAATAGATTAA